Proteins from one Listeria weihenstephanensis genomic window:
- a CDS encoding immunoglobulin-like domain-containing protein, protein MKRNQFKKLVSTVTVASILGTSAATPFDVLMNPVQAAEGKQTTNNLANIQERSSQQGMNFLYTFRGYSDIIFSTMEVSIENMKAQIATRAVQPHNNFSTMYASMNIQSPVGVNKYTKTIAGTTMLSANTEQVDLSIGDFITTYHREYSGGTGRLKIENTTTKEALATKETIIYMVTADGLVLVSGAEKATIITENKARDAVNGLFENHDPNANIMGNLTQEDINNTKKLIDAVTDTTKKAELQADLNKAQEQLDNNKAEEKAEQERQIAAEKAVNELFQDNDPMTNTIKNTTTEAFIDDAQKAIDAVKDTEKKVELQVQLDKAKELLAEKNEAAAEKAKEEEVEQAVNELFKDNEPATGEIKDIATQQAIDDIQAVIDTMADSAKKDELQANLDKAKELLTEKNEATAEKARQEAAENSIKDLFNDEDVNGTIKETTSQTTIDNAQKAIDAVTDQAKQVELQTQLDKAQAQVDARTAISGNVAAYTEGELYITGTYTGAVTGLSVDVNGKRYYGGDLKDGKVKFYVGDKSLKAGDDIILNLYDASKQIKKSLPVEVIAPLKVAVADYKIGDNYLVATYNNPEIAKVGVIVAGMKYWGGEVKDGNVKFYAIDKIKNPNAEVTMNFYDANNNLLASQPVKVSSTFLEITTANYTIGASNITGTFEGDVKKIAVSINDTKYYGGTLAANGTYKFYALDKKITATDTVIVYGYDANNGLLTQKTVTITE, encoded by the coding sequence ATGAAAAGGAATCAATTCAAGAAATTAGTAAGTACAGTTACGGTAGCATCGATTTTAGGAACAAGTGCAGCTACGCCATTTGACGTTTTAATGAATCCGGTACAAGCAGCTGAAGGAAAGCAAACAACGAATAACTTAGCTAATATACAGGAACGATCTAGTCAACAGGGAATGAATTTTTTATACACATTTAGAGGCTACTCAGATATCATTTTTTCCACAATGGAAGTCTCTATTGAGAATATGAAGGCTCAAATAGCGACAAGGGCAGTGCAACCACATAATAACTTCTCGACTATGTATGCAAGTATGAATATTCAAAGTCCAGTTGGCGTTAATAAATATACTAAAACGATTGCTGGAACTACAATGCTTTCGGCAAACACAGAGCAAGTCGACTTAAGTATTGGTGATTTTATTACTACGTATCATCGGGAGTATAGCGGTGGTACTGGGCGTTTGAAAATCGAAAATACGACAACGAAAGAAGCATTAGCAACGAAAGAAACAATCATATACATGGTTACAGCGGACGGTTTAGTTCTTGTAAGTGGAGCAGAAAAAGCAACGATTATTACTGAAAATAAAGCACGCGATGCAGTTAACGGTTTATTCGAAAATCACGATCCAAACGCTAATATCATGGGAAATCTAACACAAGAAGACATCAATAATACAAAGAAACTAATTGATGCAGTAACAGACACAACAAAGAAAGCAGAACTACAGGCAGATTTGAACAAGGCCCAAGAACAGCTAGACAATAATAAAGCAGAAGAAAAAGCGGAGCAAGAACGCCAAATAGCGGCAGAAAAAGCAGTGAACGAATTGTTCCAAGACAACGATCCAATGACAAATACAATCAAAAATACAACAACAGAAGCATTCATTGACGACGCTCAAAAAGCAATTGATGCAGTGAAAGATACAGAAAAAAAAGTAGAATTACAAGTCCAATTAGACAAAGCAAAAGAATTACTAGCAGAAAAAAATGAGGCAGCGGCAGAAAAAGCAAAGGAAGAAGAAGTTGAACAAGCAGTAAACGAATTATTCAAAGATAACGAACCAGCAACAGGTGAAATCAAAGATATAGCGACGCAACAAGCAATTGACGACATCCAAGCAGTAATCGATACGATGGCAGATTCCGCAAAAAAAGACGAATTACAAGCGAATCTAGACAAAGCGAAAGAATTGCTAACAGAGAAAAACGAGGCAACAGCTGAAAAAGCTCGTCAAGAAGCAGCGGAAAACAGCATCAAAGATCTATTCAACGATGAGGATGTCAATGGAACAATCAAAGAGACCACGAGCCAAACAACGATTGATAATGCGCAGAAAGCGATTGATGCTGTAACCGATCAAGCGAAACAAGTCGAACTACAAACACAACTAGACAAAGCCCAAGCGCAAGTTGATGCACGTACTGCTATCTCTGGTAATGTAGCGGCATACACAGAAGGCGAGCTTTATATCACAGGAACCTACACAGGCGCAGTAACTGGTTTAAGTGTAGACGTCAACGGCAAGCGCTATTATGGCGGCGATCTAAAAGATGGAAAAGTCAAGTTTTACGTCGGAGATAAGAGTCTAAAAGCAGGCGATGATATCATTTTAAATTTATATGACGCCAGCAAACAAATCAAAAAATCACTTCCAGTCGAAGTAATAGCACCATTAAAAGTAGCTGTAGCAGATTACAAAATCGGTGACAACTACCTAGTTGCAACGTATAACAACCCAGAAATCGCAAAAGTTGGCGTTATAGTAGCTGGCATGAAATACTGGGGTGGCGAAGTCAAAGATGGCAATGTGAAATTCTACGCTATCGATAAAATCAAGAATCCAAATGCAGAAGTCACCATGAACTTTTATGATGCCAATAATAATTTGTTAGCATCGCAACCCGTCAAGGTTTCATCCACCTTCCTCGAAATCACAACTGCAAACTACACAATCGGTGCAAGCAACATCACCGGAACATTCGAGGGCGATGTGAAGAAAATCGCAGTCTCCATCAATGATACGAAATACTACGGTGGAACACTCGCGGCAAACGGTACGTATAAATTCTACGCACTAGACAAGAAAATTACAGCTACTGATACAGTTATCGTCTACGGTTATGATGCAAACAACGGATTATTAACACAAAAAACAGTAACTATCACAGAATAA